The segment GTCTTGGATAGCGTGTACCGTAAACCCTCCAGTCACAAATGAGAGTTAACAAAAGAAAAAAACCCAGCGTAGAACGCTGGGTTTGCATTGGATCAAACGAGTTATGCTACATAGGTGCTAGCTCAAGGAGAACTACCATAGAACCTATCACCATAACTTTAAGCTAGGGTTGTCATAAACAGAGTTACGACTGGTTAGCCATTTCCTGAACACGCTGCATCATTTCAGGGTCTTGCTGGATTGACTGACCAATGGCGTTAAAGGTATCAACATCTAGACCGCTATCTTCAACGACTTCTATCATGCGGTCGTTGGCTTCAGCGCGAACTTCCTGTTGAGTGGACTCATCTTCTGCTTCCTGCAGACGCTGTGTGTACTCTTGAGAGATCACGGCGATTTCTTGAGAAGCATCGGCAAACTGTTGTAGCTGCTGATCAGAAAAATCTTGAGCGGGCGCTTGCTGGGTAGCCATCTGATCCTGAGCAGGGTCTTGAGTTTGCTGCGCGTGAGCGGTGCCAGCCAGAAGACCAGTAGCGAGAAGAGCAGCAGAGAACAGAGCAGTCATACGTTGCATAGAAAGAAACCTCATTGATGCGTTATGAATGTGCACCGTGTGACGCGTTGTTCAGGAACAGGTTCAACTTTTTATGTAAAAGTTAGTAACAGAAAGAACACAACGTAACAATAAAGCACGCAAAGAATCCCTATTCAGAGGAATTATGACCAATAATATCAATTACTTAAAAAATATAAACATGCCTTCTTTAGGCCTTGCCGCCATGCCTGGTTTATTTGTTTTACTCTGGAGCACGGGGTTCATTGGCGCAAAATTTGGCCTTCCCTACGCAGAACCTTTCACGTTTTTGTTTATTCGTTTCGTGCTCACCCTGATGCTGCTTATTCCACTGACGTGGTTAATGCGCATTGCCTGGCCTTCATCGCCAGTACTCTGGCTGCATATAGGCGTTTCAGGACTTTTGGTACACGGCACTTATTTAGGTGGGGTTTTTTACGGTATTTATTTGGGCATGCCTGCCGGGCTGGCAGCGTTATTGGTTGGCCTTCAACCCCTGTTAACAGCAGCCTGTGCAGGCCCGCTGTTGGGTGAACGCCTAACCACCCGCCAATGGCTAGGGCTATTGCTTGGCCTTGTGGGCATCTGTCTAGTATTAGGCAGCAAGTTAGAGTTCGGCACCTCGCTTTTTTCTGGCTTTGGCCTTGGCGCCTTGGTCAGTGTGATGGCTGCGTTGGTGGGGATTTCATTGGGGACGCTTTATCAGAAACGCTACTGCACCAGCATGCCACTTCTTTCCGGGGCGGTCATTCAATACATAGCGGCTGGCATGCTATTGGGCATTGGTGCATTGCTGTTTGAAACCCGTCAGGTCGAATGGAGCTTAACGTTTGTGCTCACTCTTGGCTGGCTAGTACTTATTCTGTCTATCGCCGCCATCTTGCTATTAATGGCGTTGATTAAAAAGGGGGAAGCCTCCCGCGTTGCCAGTCTGTTTTATCTAGTACCTCCGGTCACTGCGCTACAAGCGTGGTGGCTTTTCGACGAGCGCCTGCCCCTACTCGGACTAGCAGGTATGGTTATTGCCATTGCAGGGGTGGTCATGGTGGTACGCAAACCTAGCAGCAAAGGAGAGGCTTAGAGCGCTACAAACGCTCCAAGTAACGGACACCACCTAGATTACGCATTTGCTGAAGAACCCACTGGCTGCGGCGCTCTACCTGAGCGTCTGGCCGTGACGCGCTGCGGGTACGCGGACTAGGAAGAATAGCCGCTAGTAGGCTTGCTTGCCGTTCGGTCAATGCACTTCCAGACGCCCCAAAATAGTGCCCCGCCGCCGCTTCTAGCCCAAATACTCCCGTATCCCACTCAGCGACATTTAAATACACTTCTAGTATGCGTTGTTTACCCCAGAGCATCTCAATCAGCAGCGTAAACCATACCTCTAGCCCCTTACGTGCCCAGCTACGGCCGCTCCATAAAAAAACATTCTTAGCTGTTTGCTGGCTTAGCGTACTGGCCCCCCGCAGCCGTTCGCCATCAAGACTGGCCTTCAGAGCACGCTTTAATTCAACTAAATCAAAACCACGATGCTGAGGGAAACGCTGGTCTTCAGCAGCAATCACCGCCAATTTGGCATTGCTAGATAGATTTTCCCAGCTTCTCCATTGGCGCTGTATGTCGATAGGTTCGCTGTTTATCCAGCTCTGAATTTTGCGCTCTACCATCACCATCGAGCCAGGAGGTGGCACAAATCGGAACAGTAAAACCAGCGCAGTAGAGAGAACAATAAAAGCCAGCGCGCCACGCCAAATAAGACGCCATATCAAACCAAGAAAACGGCGCAACGCGCGATTGAGCATTTCGATATCCTTAGCGCTTCATGAGGTGTTCTGCATGATAGCGCATATGCTCCTCAATGAACGAGGCGATAAAGAAGTAGCTATGATCGTAACCTGGCTGGCGTCGCAATGTCAGTGGGTGATCATGCGCTTCACACACCGCTTCTAAACGCTCCGGCATCAGTTGCTCATCCAGGAACTGGTCGGCCTCACCTTGATCGATAAATAGCCGCTGACGAGAGGCACCATTAGCGACCAGTTCACAGGCATCGTACTGGCGCCAACGTGACTGGTCTTCGCCCAAATAGCTGGTAAACGCTTTTTGCCCCCAAGGACAGTTCATGGGGTTAACAATAGGTGCAAAAGCGGAGACCGAACGGAATCGACCAGGATGACGCAATGCCAGGATTAACGCGCCGTGACCGCCCATGGAGTGACCACTAATCGACTCACGCCCATTCACAGGGAAGTGCTGACGCACCACTGAAGGCAGCTCTTCAATCACGTAATCATACATGCGGTAATTCGATTTCCAGGGAGTTTGAGTGGCGTTCACATAAAAACCCGCACCCGACCCTAGGTCGTAACTTTCATGCTCACCGGGCAGCTCGGTGCCGCGTGGGCTGGTATCGGGGCAAACAATCGCCACCCCTAGCTCAGCAGCGATACGATGTGCGCCCGCTTTCTGCATAAAGTTTTCATCGTTACAGGTTAAACCTGACAACCACCAAAGCAGCGGAACGCGCTCGTTCTCTGCCTGAGGAGGCAGGTACACCGCGAACACCATGTCGCAATCCAGCGCCCGGGAGTAGTGGCGGTAGCGCTTGTGCCAGCCACCAAAACTGCGATTGGCTGACACTAGTTCTAAAGTTTCACTCATGCTCATGGGCAGGCTCCTTAAAAAGATGAAAACGCGGAGGGTTTCCCCTACCGCGCTCATTTACCCTATTACCAATGATACTCAGTAATGCAGCACGGTACGAATGCTCTTACCTGCATGGAGCAAATCGAAGGCTTCATTAATTTGCTCAAACGGCATGTCGTGGGTAATAAAGTCGTCGATATTCAGTTCGCCGTTCATATAGCGTTCGACGTAACCCGGTAACTCACTGCGCCCTTTAACACCACCAAACGCAGAGCCTTTCCAAACGCGCCCGGTGACTAGCTGGAAGGGGCGCGTGGAGATCTCTTCGCCAGCGCCCGCGACACCGATAACAATAGACTCACCCCAGCCCTTATGACAGCACTCAAGGGCCGAACGCATCACATTAACATTGCCGATACACTCAAAGGAGTAATCAACGCCGCCATCGGTCATATCGACGATGACCTGCTGAATCGGGTCGCTGTAGTCTTTCGGATTAACGAAGTCAGTCGCGCCAAACTGCTTGGCCAATTCGAATTTATCGGGGTTCACATCGATGGCAATAATCTTCGAGGCCTTCGCCATTACCGCCCCTTGAATGACCGCCAAGCCAATCGCGCCCAAACCAAAAACGGCGATGGTGGAGCCTGGCTCTACTTTTGCCGTATTCAGTACCGCACCGATACCGGTAGTAACGCCGCAGCCCAATAGGCAGATTTTATCCATCGGCGCTTCTTTGGAGACCACCGCAAGCGATACTTCCGGCAGCACGGTGTACTCGCTGAAAGTCGACGTGCCCATGTAGTGATGCAGCATTTTGCCATCTAGTGAAAAGCGCGAGGTGCCATCCGGCATCACACCTTTACCTTGAGTAGCGCGCACGCTACCACACAGGTTTGTTTTACCAGAAAGGCAGAATTTACATTTGCCGCACTCGGCGGTGTACAGCGGGATAACATGGTCACCCGGCTTAACGCTGGTCACACCCTCACCAACTTCCTGTACCACACCAGCGCCTTCGTGGCCCAATACCGCTGGGAAATTACCTTCAGGGTCAGCGCCAGAAAGAGTATAAGCATCGGTATGGCATACACTCGTCGCCGCCATCTTAACCAACACTTCACCCGCTTTCGGGCCTTCAACATCGATCTCAACTAATTCAAGCGGTTTACCCGCTTTGAGTGCTACAGCTGCGCGTGATTTCATCTATGCATCTCCTTAACGGTCACATAAGAATAAATACTGTTTTGTCGGACTCGTTTTAATCGAATCAGATTTAATGCCTGCAGTGTAGGCCAGCTAGGCGAGTGGGATAAAGCGGGATACACTCACAAGATTATTGCCACTGAGCAACAATCTGATATTAATGAAGGATAGCCGTGCAGCGTTGGGATCGTATAGAGGCATTCGTCGAGGTGGTCAGGCTGGGAACATTCTCGGCCGCCGCACGTCATTTAAAGGTATCGACATCGCATATCAGTCGCCTGGTGAGTCAGCTTGAGAATCAGCTGGGCGTTCAGCTTTTGTACCGTACAACACGGCAAATTCGCTTAACCGATGCAGGGGCAATCTACGTAGAGCACTGCCGCCATCTCTTTGATGGCCTGCGCGATGCAGAGCAAGCGATCAGCGAGCTTCAGGCAAATCCACGTGGGCTGCTGAAACTGACCTCAGCAACGACGTTTGGCGAGCGCTATATCGCGCCCCTGGTGAATGACTTTCAGTGCCTGCATCCGCAGCTTGAAGTGCATATGCACTTCACTAATCGCCCCGTAGAAATTATTGAAGAAGGCTACGATATTGCCATTCGTATGGGAGTACTCAAAGACTCTAGCTTGATAGCTCGGCGGCTATGCGAACGGCAGGAGTATGTCGTGGGCTCGCGGTCTTACTTCCGCCAAGCTCCCAGGCCACACACGCTGTCGGAACTTAGCCAGCACCGTTGCCTGATAGGTTCACGTCCTAACTGGTTGTTTGAAGTCAACGGGCAGCGCCGCGAAGTTAAAGTGGAAGGCTGCTGGAGCGGCAATTCTGGGCCCGCGCTGCTTGATGCCGCGCTTAAAGGGCTGGGACTTGCCCAACTGCCGGATTACTACGTGGCCCCCTATCTTACCAGTGGTGAACTGGTGTCCGTTTTGGAGCCTTTCCAACACAACGATACAGCTGTATGGGCGGTGTATCCCCGTCACCGCCATCTATCACCTAAAATACGTCAGCTTGTCGATTACTTGGTGGCCAATATTGACGCTACCTTGCCCCCCACCAACTAACACTCGATAGCGTTAACAGCCAAGCCACCTTTTGACGTTTCTTTGTATTTATCTTGCATATCTCGACCAGTGTCACGCATGGTACGAATCACTTTGTCCAACGATACAAAATGCTCACCATCACCATGCATCGCCATACGTGCAGCATTGATCGCCTTCACCGAGGCAATGGCGTTTCGCTCAATACACGGCACTTGAACCAACCCCGCCACGGGGTCACAAGTAAGGCCAAGGTTATGCTCTAAACCAATTTCAGCAGCGTTTTCCACCTGTTTAGGCGAACCGCCTAGCACGTCTGCAAGCCCCGCTGCGGCCATCGCACAAGCAGAGCCGACTTCCCCCTGGCAGCCAACTTCCGCGCCGGAAATAGACGCGTTCTTTTTACACAAAATCCCTATCGCTCCCGCCGCCAATAAAAAGGCCACTATATCGTCGTCACAGGCATCTGGCTCAAATTTCAAATAGTACGCCAGTACAGCGGGCACAATACCTGCGGCACCGTTAGTTGGTGCGGTGACCATCCGTTTACCCGCAGCGTTCTCTTCATTCACTGCCAGCGCAAACAAATTGACCCAATCCATCACAGTAAAACTCGACACAATCAAGCGTTGATTCTTAGGTGGTGAAAGCAGCTGTTGATGAAGCCCATGGGCTCGCCGCCGAACGTTCAAT is part of the Halomonas sp. GT genome and harbors:
- a CDS encoding DUF4168 domain-containing protein, whose amino-acid sequence is MQRMTALFSAALLATGLLAGTAHAQQTQDPAQDQMATQQAPAQDFSDQQLQQFADASQEIAVISQEYTQRLQEAEDESTQQEVRAEANDRMIEVVEDSGLDVDTFNAIGQSIQQDPEMMQRVQEMANQS
- a CDS encoding DMT family transporter, yielding MPSLGLAAMPGLFVLLWSTGFIGAKFGLPYAEPFTFLFIRFVLTLMLLIPLTWLMRIAWPSSPVLWLHIGVSGLLVHGTYLGGVFYGIYLGMPAGLAALLVGLQPLLTAACAGPLLGERLTTRQWLGLLLGLVGICLVLGSKLEFGTSLFSGFGLGALVSVMAALVGISLGTLYQKRYCTSMPLLSGAVIQYIAAGMLLGIGALLFETRQVEWSLTFVLTLGWLVLILSIAAILLLMALIKKGEASRVASLFYLVPPVTALQAWWLFDERLPLLGLAGMVIAIAGVVMVVRKPSSKGEA
- the mtgA gene encoding monofunctional biosynthetic peptidoglycan transglycosylase; this encodes MLNRALRRFLGLIWRLIWRGALAFIVLSTALVLLFRFVPPPGSMVMVERKIQSWINSEPIDIQRQWRSWENLSSNAKLAVIAAEDQRFPQHRGFDLVELKRALKASLDGERLRGASTLSQQTAKNVFLWSGRSWARKGLEVWFTLLIEMLWGKQRILEVYLNVAEWDTGVFGLEAAAGHYFGASGSALTERQASLLAAILPSPRTRSASRPDAQVERRSQWVLQQMRNLGGVRYLERL
- the fghA gene encoding S-formylglutathione hydrolase; this translates as MSMSETLELVSANRSFGGWHKRYRHYSRALDCDMVFAVYLPPQAENERVPLLWWLSGLTCNDENFMQKAGAHRIAAELGVAIVCPDTSPRGTELPGEHESYDLGSGAGFYVNATQTPWKSNYRMYDYVIEELPSVVRQHFPVNGRESISGHSMGGHGALILALRHPGRFRSVSAFAPIVNPMNCPWGQKAFTSYLGEDQSRWRQYDACELVANGASRQRLFIDQGEADQFLDEQLMPERLEAVCEAHDHPLTLRRQPGYDHSYFFIASFIEEHMRYHAEHLMKR
- a CDS encoding S-(hydroxymethyl)glutathione dehydrogenase/class III alcohol dehydrogenase; translated protein: MKSRAAVALKAGKPLELVEIDVEGPKAGEVLVKMAATSVCHTDAYTLSGADPEGNFPAVLGHEGAGVVQEVGEGVTSVKPGDHVIPLYTAECGKCKFCLSGKTNLCGSVRATQGKGVMPDGTSRFSLDGKMLHHYMGTSTFSEYTVLPEVSLAVVSKEAPMDKICLLGCGVTTGIGAVLNTAKVEPGSTIAVFGLGAIGLAVIQGAVMAKASKIIAIDVNPDKFELAKQFGATDFVNPKDYSDPIQQVIVDMTDGGVDYSFECIGNVNVMRSALECCHKGWGESIVIGVAGAGEEISTRPFQLVTGRVWKGSAFGGVKGRSELPGYVERYMNGELNIDDFITHDMPFEQINEAFDLLHAGKSIRTVLHY
- a CDS encoding LysR family transcriptional regulator, which produces MQRWDRIEAFVEVVRLGTFSAAARHLKVSTSHISRLVSQLENQLGVQLLYRTTRQIRLTDAGAIYVEHCRHLFDGLRDAEQAISELQANPRGLLKLTSATTFGERYIAPLVNDFQCLHPQLEVHMHFTNRPVEIIEEGYDIAIRMGVLKDSSLIARRLCERQEYVVGSRSYFRQAPRPHTLSELSQHRCLIGSRPNWLFEVNGQRREVKVEGCWSGNSGPALLDAALKGLGLAQLPDYYVAPYLTSGELVSVLEPFQHNDTAVWAVYPRHRHLSPKIRQLVDYLVANIDATLPPTN